The Campylobacter sp. CN_NE2 genome contains a region encoding:
- a CDS encoding alanine/glycine:cation symporter family protein has translation MENLTKFVTELNSFIWGPYFLITLLCGTGIYFTIRLKFVQIFKFKQASKRLFGDFSLHGEKAGKHGMSSFQAITTAIAAQVGTGNLVGASTALIMGGPGAIFWMWLAAFFGMATNFAEICLAQVYRQRDKSGHLIGGPAFYISQGIGGKFGKILAIFFAIAIILALGCMGNMVQANAISDGFSKAFDIDKRFFGALLAIVCGVIFIGGVKTIARVAEKVVPLMAILYIIVGLCIIGANISELPNAFVLIIKAAFNPSAAWGGVTGASIAAAMRYGVARGLFSNEAGMGSTPHAHAVAQVKHPVDQAMLGVISVFIDTFIVLNITVFVILTSGVVSFNADGTAVFSGIALVQEAFSSHLLGKSIGYSFVAICLLFFAFTTIMSWYYFAEINVRYLFGPKSIIFLQILVIAFVFTGSLLKIDLVWELADLFNGLMVIPNLIAILLLSGTVVKLLKDFNDAKEYNQNDYIKR, from the coding sequence ATGGAAAATTTAACCAAATTTGTAACCGAACTAAATTCATTTATTTGGGGACCGTATTTTTTGATTACTCTGCTTTGTGGTACCGGAATTTACTTTACAATCAGACTTAAATTTGTTCAAATTTTTAAATTTAAACAAGCTTCAAAAAGACTTTTTGGAGATTTTTCACTGCACGGCGAAAAGGCAGGAAAGCACGGTATGAGCTCATTTCAGGCAATTACTACTGCGATTGCAGCACAAGTCGGCACGGGAAATTTAGTGGGAGCTTCAACAGCGCTCATTATGGGTGGTCCGGGAGCTATTTTTTGGATGTGGCTTGCTGCATTTTTTGGTATGGCGACAAATTTCGCTGAAATTTGCTTAGCACAAGTTTATCGCCAAAGGGATAAAAGCGGTCATCTAATAGGCGGTCCTGCGTTTTATATTTCGCAAGGAATCGGCGGTAAATTTGGCAAAATTTTGGCTATATTTTTTGCTATTGCTATTATTTTGGCACTTGGTTGTATGGGAAATATGGTTCAAGCAAACGCCATAAGCGATGGATTTAGCAAGGCTTTTGATATAGATAAACGCTTTTTTGGCGCACTTTTAGCCATAGTTTGTGGTGTGATTTTTATAGGCGGTGTTAAGACTATCGCAAGAGTTGCTGAAAAAGTAGTGCCGTTAATGGCGATTTTATACATTATTGTTGGGCTTTGTATAATAGGAGCAAATATTTCTGAGCTTCCAAACGCATTTGTGCTTATTATTAAAGCAGCTTTTAATCCCTCTGCTGCGTGGGGTGGCGTAACGGGAGCTAGTATAGCTGCTGCTATGCGATACGGCGTGGCTAGGGGACTTTTTAGTAATGAAGCAGGTATGGGCTCAACCCCGCACGCTCACGCAGTCGCACAGGTAAAACACCCAGTAGATCAAGCAATGCTAGGCGTTATAAGCGTTTTTATCGATACTTTTATAGTTTTAAATATTACCGTTTTTGTGATTTTAACTTCCGGCGTAGTAAGCTTTAATGCTGACGGAACGGCAGTTTTTAGTGGAATTGCGCTTGTGCAAGAAGCCTTTTCTTCGCACCTTTTGGGAAAAAGCATTGGTTATAGCTTTGTAGCAATTTGTCTTTTGTTTTTTGCATTTACAACGATTATGAGCTGGTATTATTTCGCTGAAATCAATGTTCGCTATCTATTTGGACCAAAAAGCATTATATTTTTGCAAATTTTAGTTATCGCCTTTGTCTTTACGGGTTCGCTTCTTAAAATCGACCTTGTTTGGGAATTAGCTGATCTTTTTAACGGACTTATGGTTATTCCAAACTTGATTGCTATTTTGTTGCTTAGCGGAACGGTTGTAAAGCTTTTAAAAGATTTTAACGACGCAAAAGAATATAACCAAAATGACTATATAAAAAGATAA
- the nikR gene encoding nickel-responsive transcriptional regulator NikR: protein MSEKEKVVRFSVSLPSELFVEFDKRVEALDYSSRSEYVRDLIREKMVQDEWDKKSKEKMLGVLCIAYSHHQGDLVSQMLELEHHAKVEIICTNHLHVDHDNCLEVLNLRGTADEIEKFSAKIAGLKGVKFAKLTKVAITKA from the coding sequence ATGAGCGAAAAAGAAAAAGTTGTTCGTTTTAGCGTATCGCTTCCTAGCGAACTTTTTGTCGAATTTGACAAGCGGGTTGAAGCGCTTGATTATTCATCAAGAAGCGAATATGTGCGTGATTTAATCCGCGAAAAAATGGTGCAAGATGAGTGGGATAAAAAAAGCAAAGAAAAAATGCTTGGAGTGCTTTGCATTGCGTATTCGCATCATCAAGGTGATTTGGTTTCGCAAATGTTAGAACTTGAACACCACGCAAAAGTGGAAATCATCTGCACAAATCATCTGCATGTCGATCACGATAATTGCTTAGAAGTGCTAAATTTGCGTGGCACGGCCGATGAAATCGAAAAATTTAGCGCTAAAATAGCAGGTTTAAAGGGTGTTAAATTCGCAAAATTAACAAAAGTTGCCATAACAAAGGCTTAA
- the hypB gene encoding hydrogenase nickel incorporation protein HypB — MCKDCGCSISGHTHSHTHSDGTTHTHEHNHAHTHSHGHSHDHSHDGHSHGEHAHPTLNEQKTIDVITKILSANDAEAAHIREHFDEDGILCINLMSSPGSGKTTLLEATIKSGKFNIGVIEGDLETNRDADRVIKAGAKAHQITTGQACHLDAFMVHEGLHHLDTNGLDLIFIENVGNLVCPASYDVGAHANVVLLSVTEGSDKVAKYPVMFRAADLVVVTKHSLIEHFDFSVSEVEKEVKKLNPKAAVIALDSKTGAGLEKWLKFLEFKKEFK; from the coding sequence ATGTGTAAAGATTGCGGTTGTTCTATCTCGGGACACACTCACAGCCACACGCACAGTGACGGCACTACGCACACTCACGAGCATAACCATGCTCATACTCACTCTCACGGGCATTCGCACGATCACAGCCACGACGGTCATTCGCACGGCGAACACGCCCACCCGACATTAAACGAACAAAAAACGATTGATGTTATAACAAAAATTCTCTCTGCAAACGATGCCGAAGCAGCGCATATCAGAGAGCATTTCGACGAAGACGGGATTTTGTGTATTAATTTAATGAGTAGCCCTGGAAGCGGCAAAACAACGCTATTAGAAGCTACTATAAAAAGCGGTAAATTTAATATTGGCGTAATCGAAGGCGATTTAGAAACCAACCGTGATGCCGATCGCGTCATTAAAGCTGGTGCAAAAGCTCATCAAATCACCACAGGACAAGCCTGTCATTTAGACGCTTTTATGGTGCATGAAGGGCTTCATCACCTTGATACCAACGGGCTTGATTTGATTTTTATCGAAAATGTCGGAAATCTCGTCTGCCCTGCAAGCTACGATGTCGGCGCACACGCAAATGTCGTGCTTCTAAGCGTAACGGAAGGAAGCGACAAGGTCGCAAAATACCCTGTAATGTTTCGCGCAGCGGATTTGGTTGTGGTAACCAAACACTCGTTAATAGAGCATTTTGATTTTAGCGTTAGCGAAGTCGAAAAAGAAGTCAAAAAACTAAATCCAAAAGCCGCCGTTATCGCACTTGATAGCAAAACAGGTGCCGGGCTAGAAAAATGGCTAAAATTTTTGGAATTTAAAAAGGAATTTAAATAA
- a CDS encoding HypC/HybG/HupF family hydrogenase formation chaperone: MCLSIPSKVISIDENNFATVETLGVRRGVSLDLISEPVSVGDFVLIHVGFAMEKIDTQIALESLKIYEQIAEQMNNGEIDTDDGDMGLANFKG, from the coding sequence ATGTGCCTTTCAATCCCGTCAAAAGTAATCTCAATCGATGAAAATAATTTCGCAACCGTTGAAACGCTTGGCGTTAGGCGTGGCGTGAGCTTGGATCTGATCTCTGAACCTGTGAGTGTTGGGGATTTTGTGCTTATTCATGTTGGCTTCGCAATGGAAAAAATCGACACGCAAATCGCCTTAGAGAGCCTGAAAATTTACGAGCAAATCGCCGAGCAAATGAATAACGGCGAAATCGATACAGATGACGGCGATATGGGCTTGGCAAATTTCAAGGGCTAA
- a CDS encoding pyridoxamine 5'-phosphate oxidase family protein: MRRKDRELSRSEAYEIIDNAQYAVFSCVKDDGEIFSIPLSIVRENDSIFIHGATKGSKAELFTGGRDVSVVCVSFNAVPNLNDAEFEAIKNNPKELGNKVFTTEYKSVVAKTKAYEITGEKAKLEALRILSEKYCAKFMSAYETAALSALNHTKIYEFKIYEITAKAKILK, translated from the coding sequence ATGAGAAGAAAAGATAGAGAATTAAGCAGGAGTGAAGCTTACGAAATCATTGACAATGCCCAATACGCCGTATTTTCGTGCGTGAAAGATGACGGCGAGATTTTCTCAATACCGCTTTCAATCGTGCGTGAAAATGATAGCATTTTTATACATGGTGCGACAAAAGGAAGCAAAGCCGAGCTTTTCACTGGCGGACGCGATGTGAGCGTGGTTTGCGTTAGTTTTAATGCTGTGCCAAATTTAAATGACGCCGAATTTGAAGCGATAAAAAATAACCCAAAAGAGCTTGGAAATAAGGTTTTTACGACCGAATACAAAAGCGTAGTTGCAAAAACAAAAGCGTATGAAATCACGGGCGAAAAAGCGAAGTTAGAAGCCTTGCGAATTTTAAGTGAAAAATATTGTGCGAAATTTATGAGTGCTTACGAGACGGCGGCTTTGAGTGCGTTAAATCATACAAAAATTTACGAATTTAAAATTTACGAAATTACGGCGAAAGCGAAAATTTTAAAGTAG
- the hypD gene encoding hydrogenase formation protein HypD: MDLIKDFRDKKLILGLSEAIKQKSKKPINIMEICGGHTHSIMKFGLPALVGENINFVHGPGCPVCVMPRARIDEAIALASQDGVIFCTLADMLRVPGSTTSLQKLRADGADIRALYSPLNALKIAVDNPDKNVIFFAIGFETTTPMSAVLVDKAINLGLKNLFFHINHVTVPAPVEAILQGNDAKIDAFLGPSHVSVITGSKIYENIATKYKKPIAVSGFEPLDIMAGVLNLVTQFEAGTHEVYNEYDRVVKADGNKTALNLIDKYFEICDFSWRGLGEIQKSGMKLKAEFAEFDARVKFAEILQNLQSKGENRACICGEILRGKAKPYDCKVFGKICTPQNPIGSCMVSSEGACAAYFKYARNS, encoded by the coding sequence ATGGATTTAATCAAAGATTTTAGAGATAAAAAACTGATTTTAGGACTTAGTGAAGCGATTAAGCAAAAAAGCAAAAAGCCTATAAATATAATGGAAATTTGCGGCGGTCATACGCACAGCATTATGAAATTTGGGCTTCCTGCGCTCGTGGGCGAGAATATAAACTTCGTGCATGGTCCTGGCTGTCCTGTGTGCGTAATGCCACGAGCTCGCATTGATGAAGCTATTGCGTTAGCAAGTCAGGACGGCGTGATTTTTTGCACTTTGGCTGATATGCTAAGAGTCCCAGGAAGCACCACAAGTCTGCAAAAACTGCGTGCGGACGGAGCCGATATACGCGCACTTTATAGTCCGCTCAATGCCCTAAAAATCGCCGTTGATAACCCAGATAAAAATGTCATTTTCTTTGCGATTGGCTTTGAGACGACCACGCCGATGAGTGCGGTTTTGGTGGATAAAGCGATAAATTTGGGGCTAAAAAATCTATTTTTTCACATAAATCATGTAACCGTCCCGGCTCCTGTGGAAGCCATTTTGCAGGGCAATGACGCCAAAATCGACGCGTTTTTAGGACCTAGCCATGTCAGCGTCATCACAGGAAGCAAAATTTACGAAAATATTGCCACAAAATACAAAAAACCAATCGCCGTGAGCGGTTTTGAGCCGCTTGACATTATGGCTGGTGTGCTAAATTTGGTAACTCAGTTTGAAGCTGGTACGCACGAAGTCTATAACGAATACGACCGCGTGGTTAAGGCTGACGGCAACAAAACTGCGTTAAATTTGATAGATAAATATTTTGAAATTTGCGATTTTTCGTGGCGAGGGCTTGGCGAAATCCAAAAAAGCGGTATGAAACTAAAAGCTGAATTCGCTGAATTTGACGCGAGAGTGAAATTCGCTGAAATTTTGCAAAATTTGCAAAGCAAAGGCGAAAATAGGGCGTGTATCTGTGGAGAAATACTGCGTGGCAAGGCAAAACCTTATGATTGCAAGGTTTTTGGCAAGATCTGCACCCCGCAAAACCCGATAGGCTCGTGCATGGTAAGTAGTGAAGGCGCGTGTGCTGCGTATTTCAAATACGCACGAAATTCATAA
- the hypE gene encoding hydrogenase expression/formation protein HypE: protein MKKTILLSHGGGGEEMNKLINDTIFRAFDNEILRECNDSAILPNFGGELAFTTDSYVVTPIFFSGGDIGKIAVCGTINDLCMVGAKPLFISVGFIIEEGLEFAEFERILASIADTAKQCGVKIVCGDTKVVPHGKCDKIFINTSGIGQILSPNIKAKNIKIGDKILLSGDVGRHGAVILAARDELSLESELKSDCKPLNGVVGELLASGVKISAMRDATRGGLSAVLNEFAEISGNEILVFEEKIVVCDEVVGVCELLGFEPYELANEGTFVAVVANGDEAKALEMLRKFDKNAEIIGEVTGTAKSQNRVIIQNAYGSGRFLELPKGELLPRIC from the coding sequence TTGAAAAAAACGATTTTACTTAGCCACGGTGGTGGTGGCGAAGAGATGAATAAACTCATAAATGATACGATTTTTAGGGCATTTGATAATGAAATTTTGCGTGAGTGCAACGACAGCGCGATTTTGCCAAATTTCGGTGGCGAGCTAGCTTTTACGACTGATTCGTATGTCGTTACGCCGATATTTTTTAGCGGTGGCGACATCGGTAAAATCGCAGTTTGTGGCACGATAAACGACCTTTGCATGGTGGGGGCAAAACCGCTTTTTATCAGTGTGGGTTTCATCATCGAAGAAGGGCTGGAATTTGCCGAATTTGAGCGAATTTTAGCTTCCATTGCCGACACGGCAAAGCAGTGTGGCGTAAAAATCGTCTGTGGCGACACCAAAGTCGTCCCGCACGGCAAATGCGACAAGATTTTCATAAACACCAGCGGAATAGGGCAAATTCTTTCGCCAAACATAAAGGCGAAAAATATCAAAATCGGCGATAAAATCTTGCTTAGTGGCGATGTGGGCAGACACGGGGCTGTGATTTTGGCCGCCAGAGATGAGCTTTCGCTTGAAAGTGAGCTTAAAAGCGACTGCAAACCGCTAAACGGCGTAGTAGGGGAGTTACTAGCAAGTGGCGTGAAAATAAGTGCCATGCGAGATGCTACGCGTGGGGGTTTGAGTGCAGTTTTGAACGAATTTGCCGAGATTTCTGGCAATGAAATTTTGGTTTTCGAAGAAAAAATCGTAGTTTGCGATGAAGTCGTGGGCGTGTGCGAGTTGCTAGGTTTTGAGCCTTACGAACTGGCAAACGAAGGCACTTTTGTCGCAGTCGTTGCTAACGGCGATGAAGCAAAAGCCTTAGAAATGTTGCGTAAATTTGATAAAAACGCCGAAATCATCGGCGAAGTAACAGGCACGGCAAAATCGCAAAATAGGGTGATAATCCAAAATGCGTATGGCTCAGGGCGATTTTTGGAGCTTCCAAAGGGTGAGCTTTTGCCTAGAATTTGCTGA
- the hypA gene encoding hydrogenase maturation nickel metallochaperone HypA produces MHEMSIVQSLVELCEKNLNENGGGEIKEIVVKVGRLSGVEAHYLQSCYDVFRQGTVCENAELKIHIQDVVIECEKCGYNGVLDQNNFICPKCGSRNLKVTDGEDLYLMQLVIE; encoded by the coding sequence ATGCACGAAATGTCGATAGTGCAAAGCCTAGTAGAGCTTTGCGAGAAAAATTTAAACGAAAATGGTGGCGGAGAAATCAAAGAAATCGTAGTCAAAGTAGGCAGGCTAAGTGGCGTGGAAGCGCATTATTTGCAAAGTTGCTACGATGTGTTTAGGCAGGGCACGGTCTGCGAAAATGCCGAGCTAAAAATCCATATCCAAGATGTCGTTATAGAGTGCGAAAAGTGCGGATACAACGGCGTTTTGGACCAAAACAACTTCATCTGCCCAAAATGCGGGAGCAGAAATTTAAAGGTAACCGACGGCGAAGATTTGTATCTAATGCAACTTGTGATTGAATAG
- a CDS encoding SixA phosphatase family protein, which translates to MKKIYFIRHAKTEKIATAENLQIFCDEFGDKFLSGRGHNKANFGSDFVRNLNEIGREGAKILAQKFARNGILPSVIITSGANRAVQTAQIIANELKFNGKFITNDELYESGQSEMLNFIKQLNDKFERIFIVAHNPTIALTADFLCFDFEIESFPPSSCLGVKFQTQNFSQISRNSGEKIFYHNPKANLL; encoded by the coding sequence ATGAAAAAAATTTATTTTATAAGACACGCAAAAACCGAAAAAATCGCAACGGCTGAGAATTTGCAAATTTTTTGTGATGAATTTGGAGATAAATTTTTAAGTGGTCGTGGTCACAACAAGGCAAACTTTGGTAGCGATTTTGTGCGAAATTTAAACGAAATAGGGCGAGAAGGGGCAAAAATTTTAGCCCAAAAATTCGCTAGAAACGGCATTTTGCCTAGCGTTATCATCACAAGTGGCGCAAATAGGGCAGTCCAAACAGCCCAAATAATCGCAAACGAATTAAAATTTAACGGCAAATTTATCACAAATGACGAGCTTTACGAATCAGGTCAGAGCGAAATGCTAAATTTTATAAAGCAACTTAATGATAAATTTGAGCGAATTTTCATCGTCGCTCATAACCCAACCATCGCTCTTACAGCTGATTTTTTATGCTTTGATTTTGAGATAGAGAGTTTTCCGCCAAGCTCGTGTTTGGGTGTAAAATTCCAAACTCAAAATTTCAGCCAAATCTCGCGAAATAGCGGTGAAAAAATCTTTTATCACAATCCAAAAGCAAATTTGTTATAA
- a CDS encoding ferritin-like domain-containing protein — MEFFKSIEEILEAGSVAEKKEKFAKFYAKFCVNEVEFEQEFSPKPLTEPFYAKFLKIEQVKDIKIKNKNLKKQSVDKNALFLHSVAHIEFSAIDLALDACYRFVGLPHEFYADWLEVASDEIRHFDMINAELEKTGFKYGDFSVHDGLFEALKKTENSLLERMAVVPRHLEAGGLDANFYLLSQLDKNPEKSHLKPLLEVILNEEISHAAKGDKWFKFECDRLGISYDIFFEIVQKHYPKAYKTTRMINEKARLKAGYSPKEIEKIKELQGQI; from the coding sequence ATGGAATTTTTTAAAAGTATAGAAGAGATTTTAGAAGCCGGCAGCGTTGCAGAAAAAAAGGAAAAATTTGCAAAATTTTACGCAAAATTTTGCGTAAATGAAGTTGAATTTGAGCAAGAATTCAGCCCAAAACCACTTACCGAGCCGTTTTATGCAAAATTTTTAAAAATCGAGCAAGTAAAAGATATAAAGATAAAAAATAAAAATCTCAAAAAACAAAGTGTGGATAAAAATGCCCTGTTTTTGCACTCTGTGGCGCATATCGAATTCTCGGCAATCGACCTTGCGCTTGATGCGTGTTATCGCTTTGTAGGGCTACCGCACGAATTTTATGCAGACTGGCTTGAAGTCGCAAGTGATGAAATTCGCCATTTTGATATGATAAATGCTGAGCTAGAAAAAACAGGCTTTAAATACGGCGATTTTAGCGTTCATGACGGACTTTTTGAAGCGTTGAAAAAGACCGAGAATTCGCTTTTGGAGCGTATGGCGGTAGTGCCAAGGCATCTTGAAGCAGGTGGGCTGGATGCGAATTTTTACTTGCTTTCGCAACTTGATAAAAACCCAGAAAAATCGCATTTGAAGCCACTTTTAGAAGTGATTTTAAATGAAGAAATTTCGCACGCAGCTAAGGGCGACAAATGGTTTAAATTTGAGTGCGACCGACTTGGAATTTCGTATGATATTTTCTTTGAAATCGTGCAAAAACACTACCCAAAAGCTTACAAAACCACTCGCATGATAAATGAAAAAGCTAGGCTAAAAGCCGGTTACTCGCCAAAAGAGATAGAAAAAATCAAAGAGTTGCAAGGACAAATTTAA
- a CDS encoding rhomboid family intramembrane serine protease, with protein MIFGLNFLFFQGFFWQLLTTMFMHGGIFHIAMNMAVLWQFGSILERVFGTKKFLLMYFITGILTSLLCLIFIYISAKNGNIVNMVGASGVICALLGVLACYDKRNAKGIFVAILLMSFAPLLVGLKVAWYAHILGFLVGYGYGFLKKRYGIF; from the coding sequence ATGATTTTTGGGCTAAATTTTCTCTTTTTTCAGGGATTTTTTTGGCAACTTTTAACGACTATGTTTATGCACGGCGGAATTTTTCATATCGCTATGAATATGGCGGTATTGTGGCAGTTTGGAAGCATTTTAGAAAGAGTTTTTGGGACGAAAAAATTCCTGCTTATGTATTTTATAACGGGGATTTTAACTTCGCTTTTGTGTTTGATTTTTATCTATATAAGCGCAAAAAACGGAAACATTGTAAATATGGTTGGCGCAAGTGGCGTAATCTGTGCGCTTCTTGGCGTTTTGGCGTGTTATGATAAACGCAACGCAAAAGGCATTTTTGTGGCGATTTTACTAATGAGTTTTGCGCCACTGCTTGTAGGTTTAAAAGTAGCGTGGTATGCCCATATACTTGGCTTTTTAGTTGGTTATGGATACGGATTTTTAAAGAAGAGATATGGAATTTTTTAA
- a CDS encoding dynamin family protein gives MILKNFIAEYKEKYNPVFKDGFWGECERICAKLKDPSFHPSKKLIEILSSISAIEHEAVKIAVIGQFSSGKSTFLNTLLGSEILPTGVVPVTAKPTLIKYAPNEMLSVTHTNGQDEVLEISALANFVDQRKDLKDIKNITIFCKNEILKNISFIDTPGLNSRSNADTNETLAIFDEVFGVLWISLIDNAARASEISEISLLPEFLKDTSIAVLSQKDRLNDEEIKRVSEYAKNTIGNHFSAIVPISSHQERKNKPDSGFSEVKGFLNSLENRRKNFAINKLNLILDSLKFERKYLIEIYEILENIIKTNDEKMQNLITQKSQIYAEEFAKFYAEIKEMSNFISKIMVENISSKQASYFRKKKGLISKENFEKIDYESPYFNKDGALSNLIYNDDRLANLFRKFKNRLAKFGEQILSEFDEIYASFENEILLFKGKFESLERQNEIFSMEEISSLNKIAGEVYELFLKDYERAFFEFKGKVELFFEKIMIKIATNYTNAVVLTADFIDNKIAKSILDYEDDSATFSLYYPKFEDFEKVLLNNLHYYEFENDFLGNGAFINRACKSLVLANQTTTDKNLNYISQLKNRQISAFDRLESINLDLI, from the coding sequence ATGATTTTAAAGAATTTCATCGCCGAATACAAAGAAAAATACAATCCCGTTTTCAAAGACGGATTTTGGGGCGAATGCGAGAGAATTTGCGCGAAATTAAAAGATCCTAGCTTTCACCCGTCAAAAAAATTAATCGAAATTCTAAGTTCGATTTCGGCAATCGAACACGAAGCCGTTAAAATCGCCGTAATAGGGCAGTTTAGCAGCGGTAAATCGACATTTTTAAATACGCTTTTAGGTAGTGAAATTTTGCCCACAGGCGTGGTGCCGGTAACTGCAAAGCCAACGCTTATAAAATACGCTCCAAATGAAATGCTAAGCGTAACGCACACAAACGGGCAGGACGAAGTGCTTGAAATATCGGCACTAGCGAATTTTGTCGATCAGAGAAAAGATTTAAAAGATATAAAAAATATTACGATTTTCTGCAAAAATGAGATTTTAAAAAATATCTCATTTATCGATACTCCGGGGTTAAATTCTCGCTCAAATGCCGATACAAACGAAACTTTGGCGATATTTGACGAAGTTTTTGGCGTTTTGTGGATAAGTTTGATCGATAATGCCGCAAGAGCTAGTGAGATTAGCGAAATATCGCTACTGCCTGAGTTTTTAAAAGATACTTCGATTGCGGTTTTGAGCCAAAAAGATAGGCTAAATGACGAAGAGATAAAAAGAGTAAGCGAGTATGCCAAAAATACAATCGGAAATCATTTTAGTGCTATCGTGCCGATTTCATCGCACCAAGAGCGAAAAAATAAGCCAGATAGCGGTTTTAGCGAAGTTAAGGGCTTTTTAAATTCGCTTGAAAATAGACGGAAAAATTTTGCGATAAATAAGCTAAATTTGATTTTGGATTCGCTTAAATTTGAACGAAAATATTTGATTGAAATTTATGAAATTTTAGAAAATATTATCAAAACAAATGATGAAAAAATGCAGAATTTAATCACGCAAAAATCGCAAATTTACGCAGAAGAATTTGCAAAATTTTATGCCGAGATTAAAGAAATGTCGAATTTCATAAGCAAGATTATGGTTGAAAACATTAGTTCAAAACAAGCTTCATATTTTCGTAAGAAAAAGGGCTTAATCTCAAAAGAAAATTTTGAAAAAATCGATTACGAAAGTCCGTATTTTAACAAAGACGGCGCACTTTCAAATCTCATTTACAACGACGATCGCCTAGCAAATTTGTTTAGAAAATTTAAAAATCGTTTGGCTAAATTTGGGGAGCAAATTTTGAGCGAATTTGATGAAATTTATGCTAGTTTTGAAAACGAAATTTTGCTATTTAAGGGCAAATTTGAAAGCCTAGAACGCCAAAATGAGATTTTTTCTATGGAAGAGATTTCTTCTTTAAATAAAATCGCAGGCGAAGTTTATGAGCTGTTTTTGAAAGATTATGAAAGGGCGTTTTTTGAATTTAAGGGAAAAGTAGAGCTATTTTTTGAAAAAATTATGATTAAAATCGCCACAAACTACACAAACGCCGTGGTTTTGACGGCAGATTTTATCGATAATAAAATCGCAAAATCGATTTTGGATTACGAAGATGATAGCGCTACTTTTTCGCTTTATTACCCTAAATTTGAAGATTTTGAAAAGGTTTTGTTAAATAATTTGCACTATTATGAGTTTGAAAATGATTTTTTAGGCAACGGCGCGTTTATAAATAGGGCTTGCAAAAGCCTAGTTTTGGCTAATCAAACCACGACGGATAAAAATTTAAACTACATTTCCCAGCTAAAAAATCGTCAAATTTCTGCCTTTGATAGGCTGGAAAGTATAAATTTGGATTTGATTTAG